GTCGTGGAAATCCAGTTCTTTGACTACATCTTCCCGGCCATGCAGCAGCTTCGAAACGAATTGCCGCTCCTCCGCTGGCGGTCGAATGGAAACTTCAAATGCCCGGCGGTGATTCGCGTGCCCATCGGCGGCTACCTGCATGGCGGCGCCATCTACCACAGCCAGTCGAGCGAGGTGCTCTTCACGCACACGCCGGGCATGCGGGTCGTCATGCCTTCAACGGCGCTGGACGCCAACGGGTTGCTGCGCACGGCCATCCGGTGCGACGACCCGGTGATGTTTCTCGAGCACAAGCATCTCTACCGGCAGACGTACAATCGCGCGGCCTATCCCGGGCCGGACTTCATGATCCCGTTTGGCAAAGCCTCGGTGGTGCGGGCGGGCGATCAAGTAAGCGTGATCACCTACGGCGCGGTGGTGCAGCGAGCGATGCAGGCGGCGGGCGTGCTCGCACGCGAAGGAATCGAGCTTGAGATCGTTGACCTCCGATCCCTTTCGCCCTACGACTGGGAAGCGGTCGCCGCCACGGTGCGCAAGACCAACCGCGTCATCATCGCTTATGAGGACATGATGACGGGCGGCTACGGCGCTGAGATTGCCGCCCGCATTGCCGAGGAACTCTTTGAGGAGCTGGACGCTCCGCTCAAGCGGGTCGCGGCCGAGGATGTCTTCTGCGCTTATCAGCCGGCTCTCGAAGAGGTCATCCTGCCGCAGGCTGAGGACATCGTTCGCACCGCCCGGGAACTGGCTAAATTCTAAATCGTTCCCACCAGGCCGTCAGGGGAGCACCTGATAGCTCAGGCAAACCCGCCGGCGGCGGGTAAAGGCGGTTCGTTCCTCCCGGGCCCCCGATTTTACGGAACAAAACCATCTCGGGCTGCGTTTTTCATTGTAGAGATGGAGCGAGGAGGCGGCTGTGTACTGCACGAACTGCGGAAAAGACATCCAGGAACACTCGAACTTCTGTTACTTTTGCGGTGCCAGGCAGGGGGCGCCTGCGGCCGGCGGCACCGGGCCATTGCCGCCACCCCGCCCCAAGCGCCGCCTGGTGCGCTCGCGCCGGGATAAAATGATCGCCGGCGTTTGCGGCGGATTTGCCGAATACGTCGAGCTGGACCCGACCATCGTCCGCATTATCTGGGTTCTGCTGGCGCTGGTTGGCGGCGGTGGATTGCTGGCCTACATCATCGCCTGGATCGTCATGCCGCTCGAGCCCGCGCCGGCCCCGGTTGCCCAGGCAAGCTAACGCTGATTCAACCGGCTTCTTCCAGCATCTGTTTCATAACCCCGAAAAGACCTCCAGCGGCTTTGTCATGATGAGCCCCGACTCCTTCGGGGCGAAGCATCTTCACGCAAGATTCTTCGTCCCGATGCTTCGCGACCGAGACACCACCGGCGACTGGGGGTTCCGAAATACTCTCTAGGCGTTCTTGCCAAAGATGAGCCGGTCGAGCGAGATGAGCCCGGCGCCCACTGTAACCAAGGCGAGCGCGGCGCAACTCAGAAGCAGCGGGTATTCATACCCGCCCTGGCCGGTCAAGCCGTTCTTCAGGTGAACCTTCAAGACGGCAACCGCCATCTGCCCGGCAACGAGCAAACCCGCCAGCCGCGTCAGGAATCCTCCGATCAAGAGAATACCGCCAAAGAACTCCACCGCGCCGGCCAGATAGACCGTCCAGGCGGGAAAACCGATCTTCTCAAAAAAGCCGATCATTCCGGCCGTTTGCGTGAACAGTTTTGGGTAGCCATGGGCGATCAGAATGGCGCCGAGCGCCAGACGCAGGACCAGCAGGCCCAGGGGCTTCAAGGCTTCCAGACGACTCATTTTCTCCTCCGTGGTGAATTGGAAGTTTTCCCGGGAAAGAGGCGCGTATTGTAACACGGGGCATCCGCCACCGTGGGTTTGCCGCGGGGGGATGCCTGTCCAGGCCTATGAGCTCGTCGTCTCCTGGCAGGAGATCCCGGAGCGGCCGAGTTCTCTAAGAAAGCGGTCCGTCGGCACCGAGATTTCCTGTCGGTGGATACCCGGGCCGATTTCGCCGCCGGCCAGCATCTGGGCGACGATGGAGCCGGAGAAGGCGGTGGTGCGTTGCATGCCGGTCAGCCGGTTTTTCTCGTCGTACCCATCGATGATTTCATAGGTGATGGTGCGGGGTTGACCGTTCTTCTTCCCGGCAACAACCACGCGCAGCAAGAGGATGTCGCGGCCGTCACCAACCAGGTTTGCTTCGAGGAGTCGTTCGAGCAGCGCCCTGGGCCGGATGGAGACCCCTTCGACACGCAGAGGCTTCGAAGACATGAGGCCGAGTTGCGCGAGGGCGCGCATTTTTTCCGCGTGGCCGGGATGGCGGATGGTTTTGTCGTCCAGCGTTTGAACCCTGCCCAGAAAAGTTTCGCACAGCGTGGACGTTCCGCCGGAGGTGTAAAAGGCTTCGAGCCTTCCGATGGGCGGCGGGAACACAATCTCCTCGATGCCGGTCAGCGATTCCACCTGGCACAATTTCCCTTCGCGAATGATCTCGGAAGGCTCGACGTATTCGTTTACCAGACCGCCCGCCGAGAAAAAAAGCTCGTACATCAACGGCGGCCGCGGATTCTGGGGGATGCCCCCGCATCGAATTTGGATGTGTTCCACCCTGTCCAGCTTTTTTGCGCCGTGCGCGACAAGGATGGAGCCCAACCCGGGAACCACGCCGCAGTCCGGCACAATCCCCACGCCCTTCTTCCTGGCTGCGCCATCGAGCTTGAATTGGGCGCGGACGACGTCGTGATTCCCACCCAGGTCGCAAAACGGGACTCGCGCCTGGATGGCAGCGCGGCTGAGAGCAAGGTTGAAGCGATAAGGGACGGCGCTCAAGGCCGCGCCGTGGCCCTTCATCAGGCGCGCCGCCGAGCTTCTGGCGCAGTCAAAGACCCTGGCGGCAACCCGGCGATCCTTAAGCCAGCGGGAGGCCATTTGCACCCGCGAGCGATCCGCGTCCGCCAGAGTGACCCCGGCGATTCCCGGAGAGCGAAGCATGTGCCAGGCGGCCGCTATCCCCATTCGTCCCGCCCCGAAAATGAGTATTTTCACAAAATCCTCCGCTTATATATGAATCGGGCTCTTCGCAGACATGCGCGAGACGCATCTCTGCGCCGCCCACCGTGATCCATCGCCGACGTCAAACACCTCCGGGCTTTGCGAAGTCCGCTGAAGGCGAATGTGGGAGAACGAAGCCAAAATAATCCGCGCTCCAATATCGCCGAGAACCATGTGGAAATCAAGACTACCGAAGCTGCTCCGCGGCTTGCCCGCCAAGGACTCTTTCCGGTCTATCGTCAAACTGTTTTGGGCGGGCTTGCCCGCCAAGGACTCTTTCCGGTCTATCGTCAAACTGTTTTGGGCGGGCTTGCCTCCCGCAGCCCCCTGATGACAGAATAGTGGCGAGAGAATAGTATCGCTCGAGCCGTTACAACTTGATTTGCCTGGTACGGAATGACGGGGATGGCCGGCTCGCCCGCCGTCGGGCATGGGGCAACGTCGGTTTACGCTCTGTTAGGAGAAATGGGATTGGGAAGGCGCTGGAATTAGGCGAACCTTTAGCGCCGGCGTGTCCCGGGCTGCTTCCATGAACCCACCAGCTCAACCTCTCCCGTCCTCCCATCAAAAGAGTGATGCCACCATCCGGGCGATTGGGGTATGCACCGGCGGAGGCGACTGCCCCGGGCTTAATGCGGTCATCCGCTCGGTCTATCACGCGGCGCAGCATCGCTATGGCTGGCGGGTGATCGGCATCGAAGATGGTTTTGACGGGCTCATCTGGACGGAAAAATCGCATGTGATGACGGCGGCGGAAGTGCGCGGGATCCTACCGCGAGGCGGAACGATCCTCGGCACCACCAACCGCGGCAACCCCTTCGCCTACGAGAGGGAAGAGAATGGGGTGAAGGTGCGGCGGGATTTCTCGCAGCAACTCATCCACAACATGAACGCGCTGGGCATCGACGCCCTGATTGTGATCGGCGGCGACGGCACGATGAAGATCGCCCGCGACCTCTTTGCCCGCGGCGTGCCGGTGGTGGGAGTCCCCAAGACCATTGACAATGACCTCTCGGCCACTGACGTCACCTTCGGCTTTGACACTGCCCTCCATACCGCCACCGACGCCATCGACAAGATCCACACCACCGCCGAGAGCCATCACCGGGTGATGCTGGTGGAAGTGATGGGCCGCGACGCCGGTTGGATCGCGCTGGACGCGGGGATTGCCGGCGGCGCCGATATCATCCTCATCCCGGAAATACCCTTCAGCGTGGAAAAGGTTTGCGAGCGCATCGAGGAACTTGAGAAAGGCGGCAAAGGGTTCAGCGTTATCGTGGTGGCGGAAGGAATTATGCCCTCGGCGAGCGACGGGGCTCGCCGGCCGGGCACCGCTGCCAACGCCGTCGGCGACCTGATTGCCATGAAGACCAAGAAAGAGGTGCGGGTGACCGCCCTGGGACACATCCAGCGCGGCGGCTCGCCTTCCCCTTTCGACCGTGTGCTGGCTTCGCGATACGGGGTGGCCGCCGTGAACCTGGTCGCGCGAGGAGATTTTGGCAAGATGGTAGCCCTCCGGGGAACCCAAATTATCTCCGTTGACCTCCGGGAGGCCACCGGAAAGACGAAGCTGGTAGATCCCGGCGGGGAAAAGGTGAGCATGGCCCGCTCTTTGGGAATTTCGTTCGGAGATAAGTAGTCCATGCGACGAATCGTGCTGATTCTCCTGGTGCTCCTGGTGGGCGTAACGGGCTATCGCGCCTGGAAGGCGCGGCAGAAACCGATAGGCGAGGGATTTGTCACCGTGCGGGCGCTTACGGTTTGGAGCCGCGTCGCCCAGGTGAAAGAACCGGTGACGAAACTGCGCAATGGCGCCCGCGTTTGGATCTTCGAGCAG
Above is a genomic segment from Candidatus Acidiferrales bacterium containing:
- a CDS encoding PspC domain-containing protein, whose product is MYCTNCGKDIQEHSNFCYFCGARQGAPAAGGTGPLPPPRPKRRLVRSRRDKMIAGVCGGFAEYVELDPTIVRIIWVLLALVGGGGLLAYIIAWIVMPLEPAPAPVAQAS
- a CDS encoding DoxX family protein, with amino-acid sequence MSRLEALKPLGLLVLRLALGAILIAHGYPKLFTQTAGMIGFFEKIGFPAWTVYLAGAVEFFGGILLIGGFLTRLAGLLVAGQMAVAVLKVHLKNGLTGQGGYEYPLLLSCAALALVTVGAGLISLDRLIFGKNA
- a CDS encoding saccharopine dehydrogenase C-terminal domain-containing protein, with amino-acid sequence MKILIFGAGRMGIAAAWHMLRSPGIAGVTLADADRSRVQMASRWLKDRRVAARVFDCARSSAARLMKGHGAALSAVPYRFNLALSRAAIQARVPFCDLGGNHDVVRAQFKLDGAARKKGVGIVPDCGVVPGLGSILVAHGAKKLDRVEHIQIRCGGIPQNPRPPLMYELFFSAGGLVNEYVEPSEIIREGKLCQVESLTGIEEIVFPPPIGRLEAFYTSGGTSTLCETFLGRVQTLDDKTIRHPGHAEKMRALAQLGLMSSKPLRVEGVSIRPRALLERLLEANLVGDGRDILLLRVVVAGKKNGQPRTITYEIIDGYDEKNRLTGMQRTTAFSGSIVAQMLAGGEIGPGIHRQEISVPTDRFLRELGRSGISCQETTSS
- a CDS encoding ATP-dependent 6-phosphofructokinase: MNPPAQPLPSSHQKSDATIRAIGVCTGGGDCPGLNAVIRSVYHAAQHRYGWRVIGIEDGFDGLIWTEKSHVMTAAEVRGILPRGGTILGTTNRGNPFAYEREENGVKVRRDFSQQLIHNMNALGIDALIVIGGDGTMKIARDLFARGVPVVGVPKTIDNDLSATDVTFGFDTALHTATDAIDKIHTTAESHHRVMLVEVMGRDAGWIALDAGIAGGADIILIPEIPFSVEKVCERIEELEKGGKGFSVIVVAEGIMPSASDGARRPGTAANAVGDLIAMKTKKEVRVTALGHIQRGGSPSPFDRVLASRYGVAAVNLVARGDFGKMVALRGTQIISVDLREATGKTKLVDPGGEKVSMARSLGISFGDK